In the genome of Colletes latitarsis isolate SP2378_abdomen chromosome 9, iyColLati1, whole genome shotgun sequence, one region contains:
- the Mad gene encoding mothers against decapentaplegic homolog 1, translating to MDDEEGSSSSGPMSSLNSLFSFTSPAVKKLLGWKQGDEEEKWAEKAVDSLVKKLKKRKGAIEELEHALSCPGTPSKCVTIPRSLDGRLQVSHRKGLPHVIYCRVWRWPDLQSHHELKPLELCQYPFSAKQKEVCINPYHYKRVESPVLPPVLVPRHSEYAPGHSLLPFQQIAEPTMPHNVSYSSSGFNAGSTGGVNPTSPMSSVGSVPSPGSTTSPNPQSPYGTNGLPETPPPAYSPPEDGSQPGQSPPPDPVAMDTSGTSEVAPVCYQEPPYWASIAYYELNCRVGEVFHCHSHSVIVDGFTNPSNNSDRFCLGQLSNVNRNSTIENTRRHIGKGVHLYYVGGEVYAECLSDSAIFVQSRNCNHHHGFHPSTVCKIPPGCSLKIFNNQEFAQLLSQSVNHGFEAVYELTKMCTIRMSFVKGWGAEYHRQDVTSTPCWIEAHLHGPLQWLDKVLTQMGSPHNAISSVS from the exons ATGGATGATGAAGAAGGATCATCAAGCTCTGGACCTATGTCTTCGTTGAACagtttattttcatttactaGTCCTGCTGTGAAAAAGTTGCTTGGTTGGAAACAGGGCGACGAAGAGGAAAAATGGGCAGAGAAGGCAGTGGATTCTttagtaaaaaaattaaaaaaacgaaAAGGTGCAATAGAAGAATTAGAACATGCTTTAAGTTGTCCAGGAACACCTAGTAAATGTGTTACAATTCCAAGAAGTTTAGATGGTAGATTGCAAGTTTCACATCGTAAGGGTTTACCGCATGTAATTTATTGTCGAGTATGGAGATGGCCAGATTTGCAGTCACACCATGAATTGAAACCTTTGGAATTATGTCAGTACCCTTTCTCTGCAAAACAGAAAGAAGTTTGCATCAATCCTTATCATTATAAAAGAGTGGAAAGCCCAGTACTGCCACCAGTTCTGGTTCCTAGACATTCAGAATATGCTCCAGGACATTCATTGTTACCATTTCAACAAATAGCAGAACCAACAATGCCACACAATGTGTCCTATTCTTCTAGTGGATTCAATGCTGGATCCACTGGTGGTGTAAATCCAACTTCACCTATGTCTTCTGTTGGGTCTGTTCCAAGTCCAGGAAGTACAACATCACCAAATCCACAAAGTCCATATGGTACTAATGGATTACCAGAAACTCCACCTCCAGCATATTCCCCACCTGAAGATGGTTCACAACCTGGACAGTCACCACCACCTGATCCAGTAGCAATGGATACAAGTGGAACATCCGAAgtagctccagtgtgttaccaagaaCCGCCTTATTGGGCTTCTATCGCATATTATGAATTAAATTGTAGAGTGGGTGAAGTTTTTCATTGTCATTCTCACTCTGTTATTGTGGATGGTTTTACAAATCCGAGTAACAACTCTGATCGTTTTTGCCTTGGACAATTGTCTAATGTCAATCGAAATTCTACTATTGAAAATACAAGAAGGCATATAGGCAAAGGAGTGCATCTGTATTATGTAGGTGGTGAAGTGTATGCAGAATGTCTCTCTGATTCTGCTATATTTGTGCAATCTAGAAATTGTAATCATCATCATGGGTTTCATCCTAGTACAGTTTGTAAGATTCCACCAGGATGTTCATTGAAGATATTTAATAATCAGGAGTTTGCTCAGCTGCTTTCACAAAGTGTTAATCACGGTTTTGAAGCTGTCTATGAATTAACAAAAATGTGTACAATAag GATGTCCTTTGTTAAAGGATGGGGTGCTGAGTACCATAGACAAGATGTTACATC